One Proteinivorax tanatarense DNA segment encodes these proteins:
- a CDS encoding [Fe-Fe] hydrogenase large subunit C-terminal domain-containing protein: MKFISFSEDKCVNCYKCIRVCEPKAISVFGNRQENDEIRCISCGECYVACDREGLYIKDKVKEVQKALSSDKKVIASLAPSFPGAFSLNEGKQIVAALKELGFYAVEETAVGADIVINEYEKYTKESERKNLISTSCPATNYLVEKYYPELKEYMIPVVSPMIAHGKMIRKKYGEDVYVVFIGPCIAKKVEAKEEQYTGVIDSVLTFVELKKWFEERSIDLSKVDPMDFDGKGKDKGKLIACRIKLSKEKNKEYEKLVVTGVERCKEILESIKKGELEGLFLEMLSCSGGCIDGTGMPKDATSYHVRKKRVKDYITNSSCSQENQQSEFAGEININKKESAKKVEQHEYSNEQVEGVLKSMGKNKVEDELNCNACGYGTCRELAESILRGSSHVNMCLPFMRSKAESLKNVIFDHSPNAIFMVDFDLIVKEFNPSSEITFNIKADKIKGQRIGNVIDESIFKEVVQTKTNLIGKKIEYSQYGVILIANIIYLKEERILMTIMTDVTSAEKNKEELIRVKENTLNVAQSVIDKQMRVAQEIAGLLGETTAETKVALTKLKDIVVEERGDE; encoded by the coding sequence ATGAAATTTATAAGTTTTTCTGAAGATAAATGTGTTAATTGTTATAAATGTATTCGGGTATGTGAACCAAAAGCAATATCTGTTTTTGGGAATCGACAAGAAAACGATGAAATTCGCTGTATATCATGTGGTGAATGCTATGTTGCTTGCGACCGAGAGGGTTTATATATTAAGGATAAAGTAAAAGAAGTACAAAAAGCATTATCATCTGATAAAAAGGTTATAGCAAGTTTAGCTCCCTCTTTTCCTGGTGCCTTTTCTTTAAATGAAGGAAAACAAATTGTTGCTGCTTTAAAAGAGCTAGGTTTTTATGCAGTAGAAGAAACAGCAGTTGGTGCTGATATTGTAATAAATGAATATGAAAAATATACAAAAGAATCTGAACGAAAAAACTTGATTTCGACAAGTTGTCCTGCTACCAACTACTTGGTTGAAAAGTACTATCCCGAATTAAAAGAATATATGATTCCTGTAGTATCACCTATGATTGCCCATGGGAAAATGATACGCAAGAAATATGGTGAAGATGTGTATGTTGTGTTTATTGGGCCATGCATTGCAAAAAAGGTAGAGGCAAAAGAGGAGCAGTATACAGGGGTAATAGACTCTGTTCTTACCTTTGTGGAGTTAAAGAAGTGGTTTGAAGAACGATCCATAGATTTGTCCAAAGTTGATCCCATGGACTTTGATGGCAAGGGGAAGGACAAAGGGAAATTAATAGCTTGTAGGATTAAGTTATCAAAAGAGAAAAATAAAGAGTATGAAAAACTTGTTGTGACTGGTGTAGAGCGCTGTAAAGAAATATTGGAGAGTATAAAAAAAGGAGAGTTAGAGGGCCTTTTTTTGGAGATGTTATCTTGCTCTGGAGGGTGTATTGATGGAACGGGTATGCCTAAAGATGCGACAAGTTATCATGTTAGAAAAAAGCGGGTTAAGGATTATATTACTAATAGCAGTTGTAGTCAAGAAAATCAACAAAGTGAATTTGCTGGAGAAATTAATATTAATAAAAAAGAATCGGCTAAAAAGGTTGAGCAGCATGAATACTCTAATGAACAAGTTGAGGGTGTACTAAAGAGTATGGGTAAAAACAAAGTGGAGGATGAGTTAAATTGTAACGCTTGTGGTTATGGTACATGCAGAGAACTGGCAGAGTCAATTTTAAGGGGGAGTTCACATGTCAACATGTGTTTGCCTTTCATGCGTTCTAAAGCAGAGAGTCTAAAAAATGTTATTTTTGACCATAGTCCAAACGCTATTTTTATGGTTGATTTTGATTTAATAGTAAAAGAATTCAATCCTTCTTCAGAAATAACGTTTAATATAAAGGCTGATAAGATAAAAGGGCAGAGAATTGGCAACGTAATAGATGAAAGCATATTTAAAGAGGTTGTGCAAACAAAAACTAATCTTATTGGGAAAAAGATAGAGTACTCTCAATATGGCGTTATATTAATAGCCAATATTATATATCTCAAGGAAGAAAGAATACTAATGACTATAATGACAGATGTAACTTCCGCTGAAAAAAATAAAGAAGAGCTAATTAGGGTAAAAGAAAATACGTTAAATGTTGCTCAAAGTGTTATTGATAAACAAATGCGAGTTGCACAAGAAATTGCTGGTCTTTTAGGTGAAACTACAGCAGAAACAAAAGTTGCTTTAACAAAGTTAAAAGATATAGTTGTTGAGGAGCGGGGGGATGAATAG
- the ptsP gene encoding phosphoenolpyruvate--protein phosphotransferase — MYAASQGIAIAKVLVYSKGDLTVKEKFIENVEVEQQRFENAVFKAQREIEEIKEDTENKMGKESADIFGAHLLVLNDPELIKAVKDKINDSKVSAEFALKSTVDNFVAIFETMEDEYMKERAADIKDVSNRVLGHLLGVSNQNLSNLSEKVIIVADDLAPSDTASMDKEKVSGFITNVGGSTSHTAIMARNLEIPAIVGAVDITDKVKNGDVLILDAVGCKVVVNPSQDQIEEYKLKQKQFIEEKRKLNKYIDQQSKTKDGLVVELAANIGSPQDMEHVLANGAEGIGLYRTEFLYMDRDVSPTEDEQYESYKEVLEKMGDKPVVIRTLDIGGDKEIPYLNMPKEMNPFLGYRALRICLDNISMFKTQLRALLRASKFGNLKVMYPMVSSLEEIKEANDILEEVRCQLKAEGIEYRDFEVGIMIEIPAAAINSDALAKEVDFFSIGTNDLIQYTVAVDRMNEKISHLYSPFNPAVLKLINMTIANGHKNKIWTGMCGEAAGDLKMIPFLLGAGLDEFSMSPSAILPARELISKLTTKEAKEIKEKVLSMKTAKEIEEYLGNVISNI, encoded by the coding sequence ATGTATGCAGCATCCCAAGGTATAGCTATTGCTAAAGTATTGGTATACAGCAAAGGGGATTTAACTGTAAAAGAAAAATTTATCGAAAATGTAGAGGTGGAACAACAAAGGTTTGAAAATGCTGTTTTTAAGGCTCAAAGAGAAATAGAGGAAATTAAAGAGGACACGGAAAATAAAATGGGGAAAGAAAGCGCTGATATATTTGGTGCTCATCTTTTAGTGTTAAATGATCCTGAGCTTATAAAGGCTGTAAAAGATAAGATTAACGATAGCAAGGTGAGCGCCGAATTCGCACTAAAATCCACTGTAGACAACTTTGTTGCTATTTTTGAAACCATGGAAGATGAGTATATGAAAGAAAGAGCTGCCGATATTAAAGATGTTTCTAATAGGGTTTTAGGGCACCTTTTAGGGGTTAGCAACCAGAATTTGAGCAACTTGTCCGAAAAAGTTATAATAGTTGCCGATGATTTAGCACCATCGGACACTGCTTCTATGGACAAGGAAAAAGTATCAGGTTTTATCACAAACGTAGGAGGGAGCACATCCCACACTGCTATTATGGCTAGAAATCTTGAAATACCAGCTATTGTTGGGGCCGTAGATATTACTGATAAAGTAAAAAACGGTGATGTTTTAATTTTAGATGCGGTAGGTTGCAAGGTTGTTGTAAATCCTAGTCAGGATCAAATTGAGGAATATAAACTGAAGCAAAAACAGTTTATAGAAGAAAAGAGAAAGTTAAATAAATATATCGATCAGCAGTCCAAAACTAAAGATGGGCTTGTAGTTGAGTTGGCTGCCAATATAGGATCTCCTCAGGATATGGAGCATGTTTTAGCAAATGGTGCAGAAGGGATAGGGTTATATCGGACGGAGTTTTTATATATGGATAGAGATGTATCTCCCACAGAAGATGAGCAATACGAAAGCTATAAGGAAGTTTTGGAAAAGATGGGGGATAAGCCAGTAGTTATACGAACTTTAGATATCGGTGGTGATAAAGAAATACCATATCTAAACATGCCCAAAGAAATGAACCCTTTTCTAGGATATAGGGCGTTAAGAATATGTTTAGATAACATAAGTATGTTTAAGACTCAACTTAGAGCACTTTTAAGGGCTAGTAAATTCGGCAATTTAAAGGTAATGTACCCAATGGTCTCATCATTAGAAGAGATAAAAGAGGCTAACGATATTTTAGAGGAAGTTAGATGTCAGTTAAAAGCAGAAGGGATAGAGTATAGAGATTTTGAAGTGGGAATAATGATAGAGATTCCTGCAGCAGCCATAAATAGTGATGCTTTAGCTAAAGAGGTAGACTTTTTCTCTATAGGGACCAATGATCTTATTCAATATACTGTGGCTGTTGATAGAATGAACGAAAAGATTTCTCACTTGTACTCACCTTTTAATCCAGCTGTGTTGAAGTTAATAAACATGACCATTGCTAATGGCCATAAAAACAAGATCTGGACTGGTATGTGCGGAGAGGCTGCTGGTGATTTAAAGATGATACCCTTTTTACTGGGGGCGGGTTTAGATGAGTTTTCTATGAGTCCATCAGCTATATTGCCTGCGAGAGAGCTGATTTCTAAATTGACCACAAAAGAAGCAAAAGAGATTAAAGAAAAAGTGCTAAGTATGAAAACAGCAAAAGAAATAGAAGAGTATTTAGGTAATGTTATATCCAATATTTAG
- a CDS encoding HPr family phosphocarrier protein, which produces MQEIKVKVINESGLHARPASLFVKEAGKFEAEITVVKDDKEVNAKSIMGIMSLGAGKGSELTIKADGDDEKEALNALKELIDKKFGE; this is translated from the coding sequence ATGCAAGAAATTAAAGTAAAAGTAATAAATGAAAGTGGTTTACACGCTCGACCTGCCTCACTTTTTGTAAAGGAAGCTGGAAAGTTTGAGGCAGAGATAACGGTAGTAAAAGATGATAAAGAAGTAAATGCAAAAAGTATAATGGGCATTATGTCTTTAGGAGCAGGAAAAGGGTCAGAACTTACAATAAAAGCTGATGGGGATGACGAAAAAGAGGCTTTAAACGCTTTAAAGGAACTTATAGATAAAAAATTTGGTGAATAG
- a CDS encoding BglG family transcription antiterminator: protein MLDNRKTQILWYLLSQNQYVTLTQISNKFNVSKRTIQYDIKSIDDWLNNNNFPNLNKVPNKGIGLNLSQFGLINLKKSLNNQIDSYILSPTERHQIILFNILKADTPITMFKLGLLTDVSKTTIYNDLIEIEGWLKNFNLKLIRKKGQGVMISGNDDDFTKAINKLISTLSKEHYLVKLDNDITIHLATIKDYFPEIDLLYIKKEIDKVEKSLNITFSYEGFSNLITHIAMAIKRIKLKKDIYMPKDQLRQVIHTKEFTIAKLLAANLNKRYNITIPEDEIGFITFHLMGNTYSEATVKKDGSQKDKKLAGVVDKVITSVEKSLKTNISHDSILKENLYNHLKETIVRLKYSNNQTNPMLSEIKRKYHETFKACSKAANLINKSYQINFTEHEIAYLTMHFLAVLGRQRLEKNNNNSSTYNLEKVMKIITTYCSISDIDKLKSELKPYIKESCNQDYS from the coding sequence GTGTTGGATAACCGAAAAACCCAAATACTATGGTATTTGCTTAGCCAAAATCAGTATGTAACCCTGACCCAAATAAGCAATAAGTTCAACGTAAGCAAAAGAACAATACAATATGACATAAAATCTATTGACGATTGGTTAAATAACAATAACTTTCCTAATCTCAATAAAGTTCCTAACAAAGGAATTGGCTTGAACCTTTCACAGTTTGGGTTAATCAACCTAAAAAAAAGCTTAAATAATCAAATAGATAGTTACATCCTTTCCCCCACTGAAAGACATCAAATTATACTTTTCAACATATTAAAGGCTGATACTCCAATAACAATGTTTAAGTTAGGCCTTTTAACAGATGTTAGTAAAACCACAATCTATAACGATTTAATAGAGATTGAAGGGTGGTTAAAAAATTTTAACCTTAAGCTTATCCGTAAAAAAGGTCAAGGAGTCATGATCAGTGGAAATGATGATGATTTCACAAAAGCAATTAACAAACTAATATCCACACTTTCAAAAGAACATTATTTGGTGAAATTAGATAACGACATAACAATACACCTAGCTACTATTAAAGACTATTTCCCAGAGATTGATTTGCTTTATATAAAAAAAGAAATTGATAAAGTAGAAAAAAGCTTAAATATCACCTTTAGCTATGAAGGCTTCTCAAATCTGATTACCCACATTGCTATGGCTATAAAAAGAATTAAATTAAAAAAAGATATCTATATGCCAAAAGATCAACTAAGACAGGTAATCCATACAAAAGAATTTACAATAGCAAAGTTGCTAGCTGCTAACTTAAATAAAAGGTACAATATTACTATTCCCGAAGATGAAATAGGCTTTATAACCTTTCACTTAATGGGCAACACATATTCTGAAGCCACTGTAAAAAAAGATGGCTCACAAAAAGACAAAAAATTAGCTGGTGTTGTTGACAAAGTTATTACATCAGTAGAGAAAAGTTTAAAAACAAACATCTCTCATGATAGCATTTTAAAAGAAAATCTATATAACCATCTTAAAGAGACAATAGTTAGGTTAAAATACTCAAATAATCAAACTAATCCTATGTTATCTGAAATAAAGCGCAAGTATCACGAGACATTTAAAGCTTGCTCTAAAGCTGCCAACTTAATCAATAAAAGTTATCAAATAAATTTTACCGAACACGAAATAGCGTATCTAACTATGCATTTTTTAGCTGTTTTGGGGCGACAAAGGTTAGAGAAAAATAACAACAATAGCTCTACTTATAATTTAGAAAAAGTAATGAAAATAATTACAACCTATTGTTCCATTTCAGATATTGATAAACTAAAATCGGAACTGAAGCCATATATAAAAGAAAGCTGCAATCAGGATTATTCCTAA
- a CDS encoding YfcC family protein, translating into MKKIPHVYALLFMVIIFATVLTYLVPSGVYERIEDPETGRTVVDPESFHYVEADPVGVFDTLQAVQLGIVDAANIVAFIFIVGGAFGIIRGTGAIDAGLGLAVDRMEGRERLLFPALIILFSIGGATFGLAEETIPFIPIAVLLCRRLGYDAMVGFALVSIGARLGFSAGMLNPFTIGVAQGIAELPLFSGIAYRTIWYVVLLIVTIWYINRYAQTIKRDPEKSIVRDIELASSDNADESNIPDYVSKHTWVLLAVVVGFVAMIYGVFELEWYINEIAAIFLAIGIVAGLIGGLGINGTASNFVEGARELTFGALVVGVARGILVVLEQGMIVDTIIHVAGTGLQTLPTVLAANGMFLFQLILNVLIPSGSGQAATTMPIMAPIADIADISRQTAVLAFHYGDGFTNIITPTGGTLMASLAIANIPYERYARWVLPLLGIWIVVGMTAITIATLIDYGPF; encoded by the coding sequence ATGAAAAAAATTCCTCATGTTTATGCGTTGTTGTTTATGGTTATAATCTTTGCTACAGTTCTAACTTATCTTGTTCCATCCGGTGTATATGAAAGAATAGAAGATCCTGAAACTGGTAGGACTGTAGTGGACCCTGAATCTTTTCACTATGTAGAAGCTGATCCAGTAGGGGTATTTGACACATTACAGGCAGTACAATTAGGGATAGTGGATGCAGCAAATATTGTAGCATTTATCTTTATAGTTGGGGGTGCCTTTGGAATAATTCGCGGTACCGGAGCAATTGATGCCGGATTAGGGTTAGCGGTGGATAGAATGGAAGGCAGAGAACGGTTGCTTTTTCCAGCTTTAATAATATTATTTTCCATAGGTGGAGCCACGTTTGGACTCGCGGAAGAAACCATCCCTTTTATACCTATTGCTGTACTTTTGTGTAGACGGTTAGGCTATGACGCCATGGTTGGTTTTGCGCTAGTATCTATAGGAGCTAGGCTTGGATTTTCTGCAGGGATGTTGAACCCATTTACCATAGGTGTTGCACAAGGTATAGCGGAGTTGCCGCTATTTTCTGGAATAGCTTATAGAACAATTTGGTATGTAGTACTACTTATCGTAACTATCTGGTATATAAATAGATATGCCCAGACAATAAAGAGGGATCCTGAAAAAAGTATTGTACGTGATATTGAGTTGGCCAGCTCAGATAATGCAGATGAATCTAACATCCCCGATTATGTGTCAAAGCATACTTGGGTTTTGTTGGCGGTGGTAGTAGGCTTTGTTGCTATGATTTACGGTGTGTTTGAGTTAGAGTGGTATATAAATGAAATAGCAGCTATATTTTTGGCTATCGGTATAGTTGCTGGATTAATAGGGGGACTAGGTATAAACGGCACAGCTTCTAACTTTGTCGAAGGTGCTAGAGAGCTTACATTTGGTGCGCTAGTTGTTGGCGTAGCTAGAGGTATTTTGGTAGTTTTAGAACAGGGGATGATTGTCGATACAATTATTCATGTTGCTGGAACAGGGCTACAGACTTTACCTACAGTTTTAGCTGCAAATGGTATGTTTCTTTTTCAACTAATATTAAATGTCCTTATCCCTTCCGGGAGCGGGCAGGCAGCTACTACTATGCCCATTATGGCACCGATAGCTGATATTGCAGATATATCTAGACAAACTGCAGTTTTAGCTTTTCATTATGGGGACGGATTCACAAATATTATAACCCCAACTGGAGGTACTCTGATGGCAAGTTTGGCTATTGCTAATATTCCTTATGAGCGCTATGCACGTTGGGTATTGCCGTTACTAGGCATATGGATTGTAGTTGGAATGACTGCCATAACAATAGCTACTTTAATTGACTATGGTCCCTTTTAA
- a CDS encoding MarR family winged helix-turn-helix transcriptional regulator → MENKNDTSYQLMHAFIRLHRQKMHAGPIAGLNRSEMAVLRSISKLDKENGVKVSELSTYLKVSAPSITQTVNGLVKQDLVKRCPDSSDRRAIRLIITFSGKEKLSAAFEEFRLHFYGLCQYLGQSKSNQLIDLLNEVYNFFEGEN, encoded by the coding sequence TTGGAAAACAAAAATGATACTTCATACCAGCTTATGCATGCATTTATCCGACTTCATCGTCAAAAAATGCATGCCGGCCCAATTGCAGGATTAAACCGAAGTGAAATGGCGGTTCTACGAAGCATTTCAAAACTAGATAAAGAAAATGGAGTTAAAGTATCCGAACTCAGCACCTATCTAAAAGTATCTGCCCCCTCTATTACACAAACTGTAAATGGCTTAGTTAAGCAGGATTTAGTCAAACGATGCCCCGACTCTAGCGACCGAAGAGCTATTCGGCTTATCATCACTTTTAGTGGAAAAGAAAAATTATCAGCCGCTTTTGAAGAGTTTAGATTACATTTTTATGGACTGTGTCAGTATCTAGGACAGAGTAAAAGCAATCAACTGATAGATTTGCTAAATGAAGTCTACAATTTCTTCGAAGGAGAAAATTAA